GGTGGTGTTCGTGAACCCCGCTGACCTGACCGAGCTGGGCCTGGCCGACGGACAGCATGTGGACATCCATGGCGTGTACACCGATGGTGTGGAGCGGGTGCTGCGGAACTACCGGGTTGTGTCCTACCCTTCCGCCAAGGGGTGCGCGGCGGCGTACTATCCGGAAGCCAACGTCCTGGTGCCACTGGACAGCGTGGCTGAAGGAAGCCAGACTCCCGCGTCCAAGGCCGTCATCGTGCGGCTCGAGCCCGCTACGGTCCTGGAGGAGGAAGCGACGGCGGCCGGCTAAGCGGGCGGGCTGGATTCGCTCCCCGCCTGCTACTGGGCGGTGTCCGCCCATCCCTTACTGGCGGGGCCGCCGTCTGCGCCGTCGTCGCACAACTGGAAGGCCACCCGGGCCGCCTTCTCCACAGAGGCGCGGGAGGCTTCCCGCGTGCCCGCGCTGCCAGTTCCCGCGTCCAGGCCTGCGGCATAACCCACAAGGAACGTGGTGACCGGCGCCGCCGGGTGGATTACAGATTCCGCGGACTTCCGGGCCAGGTCCAGGAGCAACTCGTTGTCCACATCCATGTCCAGGATCTGCAATGCCTGGGCCAGTCGGTTGCTCCACTGGTCCAATACCCGTGCTTCTTCGTCGCTGACTGCCATGCTTCGCTCCTCGGTTCAGGGGGCCCAACAGGTCCCGGCTGTCTTTTGGTGCCGACACTACAAGGCTTCGCCGCGAAAGTCATCGGAACCCGTGCTGTTGGCACCGCCGGCAACCCTAGACCTTCCTGCCACCCGTGCCTAGACTGGGCGAATCCCCACCCAAAAGGAAGCTGTCCGGTGGCTGGCCAGCATGGCATTCGGAGATCCAGCGAAAGCGCCCTGTCGGCGGGGAACGCATCATCACTCATGAAGCGCGGTAGCTACAGGGTGGACCGCGGGATAACAGGAGACAGAGATGACAGGGAACAAAGCCGTTGCCTACAAAGAGCCGGGCAAGGTTGAACTGATTGACATTGACTACCCCAGCTTCGAACTCAAGGACGGCCCAGGGGTCAACCCGGCGAACGTGGGACGTCCTGTCAACCATGGTGTGATCCTCAAGACCGTGGCCACCAACATCTGCGGTTCGGACCAGCACATGGTGCGTGGGCGGACCACCGCTCCGCCCAACCTGGTCCTTGGCCACGAAATTACCGGCGAAGTGGTTGAGGTAGGCCGTGACGTCGAATTCATCAAAGTCGGGGATCTTTGCTCCGTCCCGTTCAACATTGCCTGCGGCCGGTGCCGGAACTGCAAGGAACGCAAGACCGGTATCTGCCTGAACGTGAACCCGGACCGCCCGGGCAGTGCGTACGGGTACGTGGACATGGGCGGCTGGGTAGGTGGCCAGGCGAACTACGTCCTGGTGCCCTACGCAGACTGGAACCTGCTGAAGTTCCCTGATAAGGACCGCGCCATGGAAAAGATCCTGGACCTGGCCATGCTTTCGGACATTTTCCCGACCGGTTTCCATGGGGCAGTCACCGCCGGCGTGGAGGTTGGTTCCACCGTGTACATCGCAGGCGCCGGTCCGGTGGGCCTGGCAGCGGCCACCAGCGCACACCTGCTGGGCGCCGCCGTCGTCATCGTGGGAGACCTCAACGAGGACAGGCTCGCGCAGGCGAGGAGTTTCGGTTGCGAGACTCTGGACCTGACCAAGGGCGGGCCTGCGGAGCAGATCGAGCAGATCCTGGGAGTCCCGGAAGTGGACTGCGGCGTGGACGCCGTAGGTTTCGAGGCCCGGGGCCAGGGCCACGGCAAGGAGGCAGAGGAAGCACCCGCTACGGTATTGAACTCGCTGATGGACATCACCACTGCCGGCGGCGCCCTCGGCATCCCGGGGCTTTATGTCACAGGGGACCCGGGCGGGATTGACGAAGCCGCCAAGAAGGGTTCGCTGAGCCTGAGCCTCGGCACGGGCTGGGCCAAGTCCCTCAGCTTCACTACGGGACAATGTCCGGTCATGAAGTACAACCGGCAGTTGATGATGGCCATCCTTCACGACCGGGTAAACATCGCCAAGAACGTCAACGCCAAGGCGATCCCGCTGGAAGAGGCGCCACAAAGCTACGCCGCCTTTGATGCCGGAGCAGCCACCAAGTACGTCCTGAACCCGAATGGCTACCTGAGCTAAGGAAAGTGGCGGACGGTGACGCTTCGGGGTCATGAGTTGCGGAAATAAGGGCAGGCCTGCCGGGGTTAGGCTTTGCAGAGCCCCTAAAACCGCATCGAAGGAGATCCCTTGAGTGACATCACCGTCCGCCACAACATCGAGCGCGGGCGCTTCGAGATCCTCGATGGCGGCAACGTGATCGGCAAGGTCGTGTACAAGGAGTACGACGGCGCCGGCTCACCCCAGCGGATTTTTTACCACACGGTGATCAACGAGGAATACGGTGGCCAGGGCCTGGCGGGCCGGCTGGCCACGGCGGCGCTGGATGAGACGGTGACGGCGGGCGTGGGCGTCGTGCCGGTATGCCCGTTCATCAAGAAGTTCCTCAGTAAGCACCCTGAGTACGCGGGCAACACCGTCCGCGTTGCCCCCGCGCACCTCGAGTTCCTGGACACGGCACTTTCGGCACGCACCCGGTAGCGGTCTTTCAGGCAGGTCACATCCTCAAGTGGTTTAAACGTGGCTGAGGCCCGGACTCCCTCAGGACGACGGAGCTCACGCGCGCAGTGTAGGACGCCCTGTTCCCGCTGGCGCCGGCCGGCAAGTAGCCGCTCCGGGTCTCAAAGTCGCGCAGGCGCAGCGCTGTGCACCACACTGTTACCGTGAGCAACAGACCCCGGACTGCCCTGGCCGTCGCCGGTCTCAGCCTGGGCACGGCGCTGAACCCCCTGAACTCCTCGATGATCGCCGTGGCCCTGGTGGTGCTCCGCGCCGACTTCGGGCTCGACGTTGCCGCGGTGACATGGGTGGTCACGTCCTTCTATCTCGCCTCGGCCGCGGGCCAGCCCGTGATGGGCAGGCTGGCAGACCGGTTCGGTCCCCGCCGGATGTTTATGCTCGGCATGGTGCTGGTGGCCGTCACCTGCGCGCTCGCTCCGCTGGCCCCAAACTTTGCCTTGCTCTGCGTCGCGCGGGCGGTGATGGCGCTGGGAACGGCCACCGCCTATCCCAGTGCGGTAGTGATGGTGGGTGCCATAGCCCACCGCGCCGGGGTGGAGTCGGCCCGTCCGCTGGGGCGGCTGCAGATGGCCAACACGTCGGCAGCGGCCGTCGGGCCCGTCGTCGGCGGCCTGCTGGTGAGTTTCGTGGGCTGGGAGGCACTCTTCCTGGTCAACGTGCCGCTGGCGCTGGCCGCGCTGCTGATCGTGCGGCAGGCGGCCCCGCCGGACGAAGCCCGCGAACGGGGGAGTGTTGCCGCGCTCCTGCGGGACTCGGACATTCCCGGCATCCTGGCGTTCGTCGTCGCCCTTCTGCTCGTGATGATGGCCGCACTGAATGTGGCCCCCGGATACCGCTGGTGGATGCTGGCTGTCGGAACCGGGATTGCCGCCGTGTTTGCCTGGCGC
The window above is part of the Pseudarthrobacter sp. NS4 genome. Proteins encoded here:
- a CDS encoding MFS transporter; this translates as MSNRPRTALAVAGLSLGTALNPLNSSMIAVALVVLRADFGLDVAAVTWVVTSFYLASAAGQPVMGRLADRFGPRRMFMLGMVLVAVTCALAPLAPNFALLCVARAVMALGTATAYPSAVVMVGAIAHRAGVESARPLGRLQMANTSAAAVGPVVGGLLVSFVGWEALFLVNVPLALAALLIVRQAAPPDEARERGSVAALLRDSDIPGILAFVVALLLVMMAALNVAPGYRWWMLAVGTGIAAVFAWRELRFNRPFLDLRLLGRNRPLLLVYLGFAVFSSVYYFVFFGLPQLLQEAGGYDPGVVGLLMLPLATVSVVATPWAVRAMGRFGVRSVLLAGVVLLTAVAALMWLLTGSLAIPLVAVLTALMGIPYGTVAIASNQGMFVSTRPQERGVAAGIYQTCRYVGAIAATVMIGVFASTGVDQASWARMVIAMLILCAVTFGVSLLWRQREP
- a CDS encoding DUF6457 domain-containing protein, whose translation is MAVSDEEARVLDQWSNRLAQALQILDMDVDNELLLDLARKSAESVIHPAAPVTTFLVGYAAGLDAGTGSAGTREASRASVEKAARVAFQLCDDGADGGPASKGWADTAQ
- the fdhA gene encoding formaldehyde dehydrogenase, glutathione-independent yields the protein MTGNKAVAYKEPGKVELIDIDYPSFELKDGPGVNPANVGRPVNHGVILKTVATNICGSDQHMVRGRTTAPPNLVLGHEITGEVVEVGRDVEFIKVGDLCSVPFNIACGRCRNCKERKTGICLNVNPDRPGSAYGYVDMGGWVGGQANYVLVPYADWNLLKFPDKDRAMEKILDLAMLSDIFPTGFHGAVTAGVEVGSTVYIAGAGPVGLAAATSAHLLGAAVVIVGDLNEDRLAQARSFGCETLDLTKGGPAEQIEQILGVPEVDCGVDAVGFEARGQGHGKEAEEAPATVLNSLMDITTAGGALGIPGLYVTGDPGGIDEAAKKGSLSLSLGTGWAKSLSFTTGQCPVMKYNRQLMMAILHDRVNIAKNVNAKAIPLEEAPQSYAAFDAGAATKYVLNPNGYLS
- a CDS encoding GNAT family N-acetyltransferase; translation: MSDITVRHNIERGRFEILDGGNVIGKVVYKEYDGAGSPQRIFYHTVINEEYGGQGLAGRLATAALDETVTAGVGVVPVCPFIKKFLSKHPEYAGNTVRVAPAHLEFLDTALSARTR